The Piliocolobus tephrosceles isolate RC106 unplaced genomic scaffold, ASM277652v3 unscaffolded_3555, whole genome shotgun sequence sequence CCGCTGTAAACCAGGAGGGTGGTCTCACTCTGTACCTATCACCCAGGTTCTCGGGACCGGAAGTCAGGTGGGAGACTGGGCTCCCCGAAGCCAGAGCGACAGAGAGGCCAGAACTCCAAAGCCCCTGCAGCCCCGGCTGACAGGTGAGTGGACCCAGCATGTGCCCTGGGCACACCGAGGGTGGCTAGCCTGAGCCTCTTTCCCAGGGagaccagcagcagcagggcTAGCACTGGGCCAGGTTGGAGGTGCTCCAGCTCCTGCAGCTCCTGCTGGGCTGATGTGGTGAGGGACAGGGACAAGGAAGGGCAACCCCACCCCCGCACACACACTCCTGCCCTGGTCGAGGCTGGAGGCTGCCCTCTGCTCCCCATGTCCTTGGGCAGAGAGCTCTGGGCACAGAGGTGGGAAGAAGAGCAGGAGGTTGTGCGGGGCCAGCCCAGGACCCTCCCAGTCTCTGCTCCACAAAGCCCGGGAGCCAGTGGCTAAGACCAGGCCTGCTTGTGGCAATGGGAGCCTGGCCATCCTGGGAGCCCCTTTCCTGTCCTGGTGGCCGCTGAGCCTCAGTGGAAGTTCCCCTCCAGGGAGGGCACCCGCGCTGCTGCTTCCACCTCAGACGTGGCTTCTGGGGGCTCAAGGTCTTCCCCACCCCCTTGTAGGAAGCGCCAGCTGTCACCACAGTCCAAGAGCTCCAGCAAGGTCACGAGCGTGCCCGGCAAAGCCTCGGATCCCGGCGCCGCCAGCACCAAATCAGGGAAGGCCAGCACGCTGTCGCGGCGGGAGGAGCTGCTGAAACAGCTGAAGGCCGTGGAGGACGCTATTGCGCGCAAGCGGGCCAAGATCCCCGGGAAAGCATAGACCGTGCCCCTGACCAGACTGGACGCATTTTTATACATAGGGTAAGCGCAGCCATTTTGGATTTTGCAGTTAATGTCTTATTTTGGctgtgattctttttaaaaagtaaaaaagaaaaaaaagtttctcagctGGAAAAGAAGCCACACCGGAGATGACGACGACGCTGAgtcccagcctccctccccagaGCAGAAGTCCCGCAGGACAGACACAGACAGCGCTAGAGACCAGCACAGTTCTCATGTAAATTACAAGCCCCAGCCGCCAGCCCcgccttctcttcctcctccaccgtCTTCTTCCCTGGCCCTGGTCAGGCCTGGACCT is a genomic window containing:
- the LOC111531763 gene encoding zinc finger CCCH domain-containing protein 18-like, translating into TRRVVSLCTYHPGSRDRKSGGRLGSPKPERQRGQNSKAPAAPADRKRQLSPQSKSSSKVTSVPGKASDPGAASTKSGKASTLSRREELLKQLKAVEDAIARKRAKIPGKA